A part of Nocardioides sp. WS12 genomic DNA contains:
- a CDS encoding response regulator transcription factor — protein MSQPVRVVVVDDHAMFRRGVSAELGSTGVGRVDVVAEAADVDEAVAAVLEHRPDVVLLDVHLPGGGGVEVIRRVNDSDIKFLALSVSDAAEDVIGTIRGGARGYVTKTITGPELVDAIGRVAEGDAVFSPRLAGFVLDAFAGAGISADLASVDEDLDRLTEREREVMRLIARGYSYKEVAKELFISIKTVETHMSSVLRKLQLSSRHELTRWASDRRLL, from the coding sequence ATGAGCCAGCCCGTCCGCGTGGTCGTCGTCGACGACCACGCCATGTTCCGCCGGGGCGTCAGTGCCGAGCTCGGCTCCACGGGCGTCGGTCGCGTCGACGTCGTGGCCGAGGCCGCTGATGTCGACGAAGCGGTGGCGGCTGTGCTCGAACACCGGCCGGACGTCGTACTCCTGGACGTGCACCTGCCCGGTGGTGGCGGGGTCGAGGTGATCCGCCGGGTCAACGACTCCGACATCAAGTTCCTCGCCCTGTCGGTCTCCGATGCTGCCGAGGACGTCATCGGCACGATCCGGGGCGGTGCCCGCGGCTATGTCACCAAGACGATCACCGGCCCCGAACTGGTCGACGCCATCGGCCGCGTGGCCGAGGGCGACGCTGTGTTCTCCCCGCGGCTCGCGGGATTCGTGCTCGACGCGTTCGCGGGTGCCGGCATCTCGGCGGATCTGGCCAGCGTCGACGAGGACCTCGACCGACTCACCGAGCGGGAACGCGAAGTGATGCGGCTGATCGCCCGCGGCTACTCCTACAAGGAGGTCGCCAAGGAGCTGTTCATCTCGATCAAGACCGTGGAGACCCACATGTCCTCGGTGCTGCGGAAGCTGCAGCTCTCCTCCCGGCACGAGCTGACCCGTTGGGCATCGGACCGCAGGCTGCTGTGA